GGAGAAACAATCATGTCCATCAAAATAAATCAAAATTTACAAACATATTTTTTTAATACTATCATTATTTTAATAATTTTATCGACTCAAAATAATACTTTCTAAATGGCTAATACATGGAATAATATGAATAAAGAAATTATTTACTTTACTAAAGATATACCTTTAAGTAAAAATAATTTATATTGCTCTCTAAAGTTATGAAGCAAGTCTGGAATTGGAAAAATTATCAAATTGCATGGCAAGTAGAAGAGAAAGATAATACATCTGAAATTGCAATATTGTTTATTCATGGCTTTGGAGCATGCAAAGATCATTGGAGATTCAATCAAAAAAATATCAGCTCAATTGCACCATGCTATGCATTAGATTTAATAGGTTTCGGAGAAAGTAGTCAACCAAATTCACAGATTTCATATGAAAATAAAAACTCTAAAAATTTCAATTATTGTTTCGATAACTGGAGTCAACAAGTTAATGATTTCTGTCAAGAAATAGTTAAAAAGCCTGTCTTATTAATAGGTAATTCAATTGGGGGAGTGATTGCATTAAATACATCAAAACAATTATCTCAGAAATGCGTAGGAGTAATACTAATTGATTGCGCACAAAGGACAATGGATGATAAGCGCTTAGCGGAACAATCATTATTGATGAGATTTCTTAGACCAGTGATTAAAACTTTAGTAAGACAAAGAATTTTAAGTTCAAAACTTTTTAAAAACGCAGCAAATCCAGCTTTTATTGAAAAAATCTTAAAAGTTGCTTATCCAAGTGGAAATAATGTTGATGAAGAGTTAATTCATATGCTCTTCAAACCAACACAAGGGAAAGGAGCTCATGAGGCGTTTAGAGGATTTATTAATCTATTTGATGATTATCTTGCTCCAGATTTACTAAAGAAATTAAATAAACCCGTACATTTAATATGGGGAGAAAAAGATCCTTGGGAACCAGTAA
The sequence above is drawn from the Prochlorococcus marinus str. MIT 1013 genome and encodes:
- a CDS encoding alpha/beta fold hydrolase; the encoded protein is MKQVWNWKNYQIAWQVEEKDNTSEIAILFIHGFGACKDHWRFNQKNISSIAPCYALDLIGFGESSQPNSQISYENKNSKNFNYCFDNWSQQVNDFCQEIVKKPVLLIGNSIGGVIALNTSKQLSQKCVGVILIDCAQRTMDDKRLAEQSLLMRFLRPVIKTLVRQRILSSKLFKNAANPAFIEKILKVAYPSGNNVDEELIHMLFKPTQGKGAHEAFRGFINLFDDYLAPDLLKKLNKPVHLIWGEKDPWEPVKVAQKWFETFECIKSLDIIPEAGHCPHDEMPEKVNPILRKIIQETI